ATTCCATGAGCGCTCAAGTTCCGACGGTAGGTAAGGTGACCCAGGTTCTCGGTCCTGTGGTCGACGTGGAGTTCCCGCCCGGTGGGCTCCCCGAGGTGTACACCGCCCTCAAGGTGACCAACCCCAACATCAGCGCGGCGCAGAACAACCTCACCATCGAGGTGGCGCAGCACCTGGGTGAGAACACCGTGCGCTGCATCGCCATGGACTCCACGGACGGTATCGGCCGTGGTCAGCCGGTGACGAACACGGGCGCCCCCATCCAGGCGCCGGTGGGCAAGGCCACCCTGGGCCGCATCCTCAACGTGACCGGCGATCCGGTGGACGAGAAGGGCCCCGTCAACGCCAAGGAGAGCTGGCCCATCCACCGCCAGCCTCCCCCGTTCACCGAGCAGGACGTGCGCGTCCAGATGTTCGAGACGGGCATCAAGGTCATCGACCTGCTGGCCCCCTACACCCGTGGCGGCAAGATCGGCCTGTTCGGCGGCGCCGGCGTGGGCAAGACGGTGCTCCTGCAGGAGCTCATCCGCAACGTGGCCGTGGAGCGCGGTGGCTTCTCCGTGTTCGCCGGCGTGGGCGAGCGCACCCGCGAGGGCAACGACCTGTATCACGAGATGCAGGACTCCAAGGTCATCAAGATCGACAACCTGGAGGAGAGCCAGGTGGTGCTGGTGTACGGGCAGATGAACGAGCCGCCCGGCGCCCGCGCACGCGTGGCCCTCACCGCCCTGACCATCGCGGAGTACTTCCGCGACATCGAGGGGCGTGACGTGCTCCTCTTCATCGACAACATCTTCCGGTTCACCCAGGCCGGCTCCGAGGTGTCCGCCCTCCTGGGCCGCATCCCGAGCGCCGTGGGTTACCAGCCCACGCTGGCCACGGAGATGGGTGGCCTCCAGGAGCGCATCACCTCCACCACCAAGGGCTCGGTCACCTCGGTGCAGGCCATCTACGTGCCCGCCGACGACCTGACGGACCCGGCGCCCGCCACCGCGTTCGCCCACCTGGACGCGACGACGGTGCTCAACCGCGCCATCTCCGAGCTGGGCATCTACCCGGCCGTGGATCCGCTCGACTCCACCAGCCGCATCCTGTCGCCGGACGTCGTGGGCCAGGAGCACTACACGGTGGCCCGCCGCGTCCAGGGCGTGCTCCAGCGCTACAAGGAGCTGCAGGACATCATCGCCATCCTCGGCATGGACGAGCTGTCCGAGGACGACAAGCAGGTGGTGGCGCGCGCCCGCAAGATCCAGCGCTTCCTCTCGCAGCCCTTCTTCGTGGCCACGGTGTTCACCGGCGCCCCGGGCAAGTACGTGAAGCTCCAGGACACCATCCAGGGCTTCAAGGAGATCTGCGACGGCAAGCACGACGACATCCCCGAGTCGGCGTTCTACATGGTGGGCGGCATCGACGAGGTGCTGGAGAAGGCCCGCAAGATGGCGGCGGCCTAGTCGGCCGTACCGCGCCGGGAGGTCGTCAACGTGCTGCGTTCCGTCCTCATCCTGGTGCTGTTGCTGGTGGCGCTCCCGGTGTCCGCCGTGGAGCGCGCCAGCCGTACGCGGGTGAGCGCCAACGGTACCTTCAGTGTGCGCCTGGTGGAGAAGAGCC
This is a stretch of genomic DNA from Archangium violaceum. It encodes these proteins:
- the atpD gene encoding F0F1 ATP synthase subunit beta, which gives rise to MSAQVPTVGKVTQVLGPVVDVEFPPGGLPEVYTALKVTNPNISAAQNNLTIEVAQHLGENTVRCIAMDSTDGIGRGQPVTNTGAPIQAPVGKATLGRILNVTGDPVDEKGPVNAKESWPIHRQPPPFTEQDVRVQMFETGIKVIDLLAPYTRGGKIGLFGGAGVGKTVLLQELIRNVAVERGGFSVFAGVGERTREGNDLYHEMQDSKVIKIDNLEESQVVLVYGQMNEPPGARARVALTALTIAEYFRDIEGRDVLLFIDNIFRFTQAGSEVSALLGRIPSAVGYQPTLATEMGGLQERITSTTKGSVTSVQAIYVPADDLTDPAPATAFAHLDATTVLNRAISELGIYPAVDPLDSTSRILSPDVVGQEHYTVARRVQGVLQRYKELQDIIAILGMDELSEDDKQVVARARKIQRFLSQPFFVATVFTGAPGKYVKLQDTIQGFKEICDGKHDDIPESAFYMVGGIDEVLEKARKMAAA